Proteins found in one Falsirhodobacter algicola genomic segment:
- a CDS encoding glycerophosphodiester phosphodiesterase family protein, whose translation MRLPLPPPFLRRPIAHRALHDRAAGRVENSRAAIRAAVEAGYGIEIDLQLSSDGVPMVFHDDTLDRLTEAAGPVRSRTAADLGALTLRDAGDGIPTLAEVLGIVGTAVPLLIELKTQYPADGALERATAAALQRHAGPVAVMGFSPDSVALMAELAPTIPRGITTCSYRYEDWPRLTRRDCDLLREIPDYERVEASFISHEAADLGRDRVAELKAEGAVILCWTIRSQHAEDEARRIADNVTFEGYRAAKPA comes from the coding sequence ATGCGCCTGCCCCTGCCCCCTCCGTTCCTGCGCCGCCCCATCGCGCACCGCGCCCTGCATGACCGGGCCGCCGGGCGGGTGGAAAACTCGCGCGCGGCCATCCGCGCGGCGGTGGAGGCGGGGTACGGCATCGAAATCGATCTGCAACTGTCCTCGGACGGGGTGCCGATGGTGTTCCACGACGACACGCTCGACCGGCTGACGGAGGCCGCCGGGCCGGTTCGCAGCCGCACCGCCGCCGATCTCGGCGCGCTGACGCTGCGCGATGCCGGCGACGGCATCCCGACCTTGGCCGAGGTGCTGGGCATCGTCGGAACCGCCGTGCCCCTGCTGATCGAACTCAAGACCCAGTATCCCGCCGATGGCGCGCTGGAGCGGGCGACCGCCGCCGCGCTGCAACGCCATGCGGGGCCGGTGGCCGTGATGGGCTTTTCGCCCGATTCGGTGGCGCTGATGGCCGAACTCGCCCCCACGATACCGCGGGGGATCACCACCTGCTCGTATCGTTACGAAGACTGGCCCCGGCTGACGCGGCGCGATTGCGATCTGCTGCGCGAGATTCCCGATTACGAACGGGTGGAGGCGAGCTTCATCTCGCACGAAGCGGCGGATCTGGGCCGCGACCGGGTGGCCGAACTGAAGGCCGAAGGCGCGGTGATCCTGTGCTGGACCATTCGCAGCCAGCATGCCGAGGACGAGGCCCGGCGCATTGCCGACAATGTGACCTTCGAAGGCTACCGGGCGGCGAAACCGGCTTGA
- a CDS encoding GNAT family N-acetyltransferase produces the protein MSIPIELTAHDGFGAIPAEVWDALAQPGPGRPLDPFTTHRFLMALEASGSTGAGSGWQARPLTASIDGRVVAAAPLYVKGHSQGEYIFDFGWADAYERAGGEYYPKIQIAVPFTPATGRRFLTLPGFEDTGRAALMQGAIALAEQNGLSSVHATFCTEAEAEAGADLGLMPRASQQFHWQNRGYDSFDAFLADLSSRKRKTIRKEREGAMAFGGTIHSLTGADLRPEHWDAFWRFYQDTGARKWGQPYLTRAFFDEIHRSMADDILLVMAEREGRWIAGALNFIGRETLYGRYWGSIEHHPFLHFELCYYRAMDWAIAHGIPHVEAGAQGEHKLARGYLPTETHSLHWIADPAFRRAVAQFLEAEKAAVDEEIEILTSYGPFRRLSED, from the coding sequence ATGAGCATCCCGATCGAACTGACCGCGCATGACGGCTTCGGCGCCATTCCCGCCGAGGTCTGGGACGCGCTGGCCCAGCCCGGGCCGGGGCGCCCGCTGGACCCATTCACCACGCACCGCTTCCTGATGGCGCTGGAGGCGAGCGGCTCCACCGGTGCAGGCAGCGGTTGGCAGGCCCGCCCCCTGACGGCCAGCATCGACGGCCGCGTCGTCGCCGCCGCCCCGCTTTATGTGAAGGGGCACAGCCAAGGCGAATACATCTTCGATTTCGGTTGGGCGGATGCCTATGAACGGGCGGGCGGCGAGTATTACCCCAAGATTCAGATCGCCGTTCCCTTCACCCCTGCCACCGGCCGCCGCTTTCTGACCCTGCCGGGGTTCGAGGATACGGGCCGCGCCGCGCTGATGCAGGGGGCGATCGCGCTCGCCGAACAGAACGGCCTGTCTTCGGTCCACGCCACCTTCTGCACCGAGGCCGAGGCCGAGGCCGGCGCGGACTTGGGCCTGATGCCCCGCGCCAGCCAGCAGTTCCACTGGCAGAACCGCGGTTATGACAGTTTCGACGCCTTCCTTGCCGATCTTTCGAGCCGCAAGCGCAAGACCATCCGCAAGGAGCGCGAGGGCGCGATGGCCTTCGGCGGCACCATCCACAGCCTGACCGGCGCCGATCTGCGCCCCGAACATTGGGACGCTTTCTGGCGCTTCTATCAGGATACCGGCGCGCGCAAATGGGGCCAGCCCTATCTGACGCGGGCCTTCTTCGACGAGATCCACCGCAGCATGGCCGATGACATCCTTCTGGTCATGGCCGAGCGGGAGGGCCGCTGGATCGCCGGCGCACTGAACTTCATCGGGCGCGAGACGCTGTATGGCCGGTACTGGGGCAGTATCGAGCATCACCCCTTCCTGCATTTTGAGCTGTGCTACTACCGGGCGATGGATTGGGCGATCGCCCATGGCATTCCGCATGTGGAGGCGGGCGCGCAGGGCGAACACAAGCTGGCCCGCGGCTATCTGCCGACCGAGACGCATTCCCTGCATTGGATCGCCGATCCCGCCTTCCGCCGCGCCGTGGCGCAGTTCCTTGAGGCGGAGAAGGCGGCGGTGGACGAGGAGATCGAGATTCTGACCTCCTACGGTCCGTTCCGCCGCCTGTCCGAGGATTAG
- the gyrB gene encoding DNA topoisomerase (ATP-hydrolyzing) subunit B, with translation MAEAARKPNEYGASSIKVLKGLEAVRKRPGMYIGDTDDGSGLHHMVYEVVDNGIDEALAGHATAVTVKIHADSSVSVRDNGRGIPVDLHEEEGVSAAEVIMTQLHAGGKFNNTDDNGNAYKVSGGLHGVGVSVVNALSDWLELRVWRDDKEYYARFEKGECTEHVRVVGDAPGERGTEVRFFASSKENDPEGTFSNLDFSFKTLETRLRELAFLNSGVRIIIEDERPAEPVRSELFYEGGVREFVRYLDRSKSSTMAEPIFMTGEKNGIGVEVAMWWNDTYHETVLPFTNNIPQRDGGTHLAGFRGALTRTINSYAQSSGIAKREKVDFTGDDAREGLTCVLSVKVPDPKFSSQTKDKLVSSEVRPAVENLVNEKLSEWFEENPQQAKIIVGKIIEAALAREAARKARELTRRKTALDIASLPGKLADCQERDPAKSELFLVEGDSAGGSAKQGRSRANQAVLPLRGKILNVERARFDRMLGSAEIGTLVTALGTGIGRDEFNIAKLRYHKIVIMTDADVDGAHIRTLLLTFFFRQMPEIIEGGYLYIAQPPLYKVQRGKSEVYLKDQSALDDYLIQQGTEGATLRLANGETLAGRDLDRVIEGARQFRRVLDAFPTHYPRHIIEQAALAGAFDGAQSDLQAVADAVAQRLDDVAREYERGWTGRITQDHGIRLSRVLRGVEELRTLDGAVLRSGEGRRISSVSQQHRNVYEGTSRLIRKDREQLIHGPIDLLKAILTEGEKGLSLQRYKGLGEMNPNQLWETTLDPDARTLLQVKVDDMVEADDIFTKLMGDVVEPRREFIQQNALNVENLDI, from the coding sequence ATGGCCGAAGCAGCACGGAAGCCGAACGAATACGGCGCCAGTTCCATCAAGGTTCTCAAGGGGTTGGAAGCCGTCCGCAAGCGCCCCGGCATGTATATCGGCGATACCGACGACGGCTCCGGCCTGCATCACATGGTCTATGAGGTGGTCGATAACGGCATCGACGAGGCGCTGGCGGGCCACGCCACCGCCGTGACGGTGAAGATCCATGCCGACAGCAGCGTGTCGGTGCGCGACAACGGCCGCGGCATCCCCGTCGATCTTCACGAAGAAGAGGGCGTGTCCGCCGCCGAGGTCATCATGACCCAGCTTCATGCGGGCGGGAAGTTCAACAACACCGACGACAACGGCAACGCCTACAAGGTGTCGGGCGGTCTGCACGGCGTCGGCGTGTCGGTCGTGAACGCGCTGTCGGACTGGCTGGAACTGCGCGTCTGGCGCGACGACAAGGAATATTACGCCCGTTTCGAAAAGGGCGAATGCACCGAGCATGTCCGCGTCGTGGGCGACGCCCCCGGCGAGCGTGGGACCGAGGTGCGCTTCTTCGCCTCCTCCAAGGAAAACGACCCGGAGGGGACCTTCTCCAACCTCGATTTCAGCTTCAAGACGCTGGAGACGCGGCTGCGGGAACTGGCCTTCCTCAATTCCGGCGTGCGCATCATCATCGAGGACGAACGCCCGGCCGAGCCGGTTCGCAGCGAGCTGTTCTACGAAGGCGGCGTGCGCGAATTCGTGCGCTACCTCGATCGGTCCAAATCCTCGACCATGGCCGAGCCGATCTTCATGACCGGCGAAAAGAACGGCATCGGCGTCGAAGTGGCGATGTGGTGGAACGACACCTATCACGAAACGGTGCTGCCCTTCACCAACAACATTCCGCAGCGCGATGGCGGCACGCACCTTGCGGGCTTCCGTGGCGCGCTGACGCGCACGATCAACAGCTATGCGCAATCCTCCGGCATCGCCAAGCGCGAGAAGGTCGATTTCACGGGCGACGATGCCCGCGAGGGCCTGACCTGCGTGCTGTCGGTGAAGGTGCCGGACCCGAAATTCTCCAGCCAGACGAAGGACAAGCTCGTCAGTTCCGAAGTCCGCCCGGCGGTGGAGAACCTCGTGAACGAGAAGCTGTCCGAGTGGTTCGAGGAGAACCCCCAGCAGGCCAAGATCATCGTCGGCAAGATCATCGAAGCGGCGCTGGCCCGCGAAGCCGCCCGCAAGGCGCGGGAGCTGACGCGGCGCAAGACGGCGCTCGACATCGCCTCACTGCCCGGCAAGCTGGCGGATTGTCAGGAACGCGATCCGGCGAAATCGGAACTCTTCCTCGTGGAGGGCGACTCTGCGGGCGGTTCGGCCAAGCAGGGCCGCAGCCGCGCCAATCAGGCCGTCCTGCCGCTGCGCGGCAAGATCCTGAACGTGGAACGCGCTCGCTTCGACCGGATGCTGGGCAGCGCCGAGATCGGCACGCTCGTCACCGCGCTCGGCACCGGGATCGGGCGGGATGAGTTCAACATCGCCAAGCTGCGCTACCACAAAATCGTCATCATGACCGATGCCGACGTGGACGGCGCGCATATCCGGACGCTGCTGCTGACCTTCTTCTTCCGGCAGATGCCCGAGATCATCGAAGGCGGCTATCTCTATATCGCACAGCCCCCGCTTTATAAGGTGCAGCGCGGCAAGTCCGAGGTCTATCTGAAGGACCAGTCGGCGCTGGACGATTACCTGATCCAACAGGGCACCGAAGGCGCGACGCTGCGTCTGGCCAATGGCGAGACGCTGGCGGGGCGCGACCTCGACCGCGTGATCGAAGGGGCACGGCAGTTCCGCCGCGTGCTCGACGCCTTCCCCACCCATTACCCGCGCCACATCATCGAACAGGCCGCGCTGGCCGGGGCCTTCGACGGGGCGCAAAGCGATCTGCAGGCGGTGGCCGATGCCGTCGCCCAGCGTCTGGACGATGTGGCCCGCGAATACGAACGCGGCTGGACGGGCCGCATCACGCAGGATCACGGCATCCGCCTGTCGCGCGTTCTGCGTGGCGTGGAGGAACTGCGCACGCTGGACGGCGCGGTTCTGCGTTCGGGCGAAGGGCGGCGCATCAGCTCCGTCTCGCAGCAGCATCGCAATGTCTACGAGGGCACGTCGCGCCTGATCCGCAAGGACCGCGAGCAGCTGATCCACGGCCCGATCGACCTTCTGAAGGCCATCCTGACCGAGGGCGAGAAGGGCCTGAGCCTGCAACGCTACAAGGGTCTGGGCGAGATGAACCCCAACCAGCTGTGGGAAACGACGCTCGATCCCGATGCGCGTACCCTGCTGCAGGTGAAGGTCGATGACATGGTGGAAGCCGATGACATCTTCACCAAGCTGATGGGCGATGTCGTGGAGCCGCGGCGCGAGTTCATCCAGCAGAACGCGCTGAACGTCGAAAACCTCGACATCTGA
- the recF gene encoding DNA replication/repair protein RecF (All proteins in this family for which functions are known are DNA-binding proteins that assist the filamentation of RecA onto DNA for the initiation of recombination or recombinational repair.) has translation MSDDRPFAIAALRLSHFRSHRATRLALDGRPVALFGPNGAGKTNVLEAVSLLSPGRGLRRAGAEDLARRPEAIGWKITAEAAGHEIETWAEPGGARQVRIDGKAAPQVALGRVMRQVWLVPSMDRLWIEPAEGRRRFLDRMVMSFVPDHADAVLTYEKAMRERNRLLRDDVSDPAWYHALEAQMADAADAITANRHAALARVIAAQDGPFPRAELSITDDGGWPEAWIDRRRDRAAGRTLHGPHRADLQGVYAAKAMPAAQCSTGEQKALLISLILANARALSGEAPVVVLLDEVAAHLDADRRAALYAQLRDMRVQVLMTGTGAELFDSLGPDAQRIVVTEAAEGSTLAPAGPQDPE, from the coding sequence GTGTCTGACGACCGGCCCTTTGCGATCGCCGCGCTGCGGCTGTCGCATTTCCGAAGCCATCGCGCCACGCGGCTTGCCCTCGATGGGCGGCCGGTGGCGCTGTTCGGGCCGAACGGCGCCGGCAAGACCAATGTTCTGGAGGCCGTCTCGCTCCTCTCGCCCGGGCGCGGACTGCGGCGCGCGGGGGCCGAGGATCTGGCTCGCCGCCCCGAGGCGATCGGCTGGAAGATCACCGCCGAGGCCGCCGGCCACGAGATCGAGACATGGGCCGAACCCGGCGGCGCGCGTCAGGTTCGGATCGACGGCAAGGCCGCGCCGCAGGTCGCGCTTGGCCGGGTGATGCGGCAGGTCTGGCTCGTCCCCTCCATGGATCGGCTGTGGATCGAGCCCGCCGAGGGCCGCCGCCGCTTTCTGGACCGCATGGTGATGAGCTTCGTTCCCGATCATGCCGATGCAGTGCTGACCTATGAAAAGGCCATGCGCGAACGCAACCGCCTGCTGCGCGACGATGTGAGCGATCCCGCATGGTATCACGCGCTCGAAGCGCAGATGGCCGATGCCGCCGACGCGATCACCGCCAACCGGCATGCGGCGCTGGCCCGCGTGATCGCGGCGCAGGACGGCCCCTTCCCCCGCGCCGAACTCTCGATCACGGATGACGGCGGCTGGCCCGAGGCGTGGATCGACCGCCGCCGCGACCGGGCGGCGGGCCGCACCCTGCACGGGCCCCACCGCGCCGATCTTCAGGGTGTCTATGCCGCGAAGGCCATGCCCGCGGCCCAATGCTCCACCGGAGAGCAGAAGGCCCTCCTGATCAGCCTGATCCTCGCCAATGCCCGCGCCCTGTCGGGCGAGGCGCCGGTCGTCGTCCTCTTGGACGAGGTGGCCGCCCATCTCGATGCGGACCGGCGCGCGGCCCTCTATGCGCAGCTGAGGGATATGCGGGTACAGGTGCTGATGACGGGCACGGGGGCGGAGCTTTTCGACAGCCTCGGCCCCGATGCGCAGCGCATCGTCGTCACCGAGGCGGCAGAGGGCAGCACCCTAGCCCCCGCCGGCCCCCAAGACCCCGAATAA
- a CDS encoding RidA family protein, producing MTIETRLAELGLTLPDAPAPAANYVPFVRTGSQLFISGQISQTAEGRITGKLGADMTLEQGAEAAKACALSLIAQARAACDGDLERVVRLVKLVGFVNSTPDFTQQPQVINGASDLMVAVFGDAGRHARSAVSAASLPMGVAVEIEAVFEIR from the coding sequence ATGACCATCGAAACCCGCCTTGCCGAACTGGGCCTGACCCTTCCCGACGCCCCGGCACCGGCCGCCAATTATGTGCCCTTCGTGCGCACGGGCAGCCAGCTGTTCATCTCGGGGCAGATCAGCCAGACGGCCGAAGGTCGGATCACCGGCAAGCTGGGCGCCGACATGACGCTGGAACAGGGCGCCGAGGCCGCGAAGGCCTGCGCGCTGAGCCTGATCGCCCAAGCCCGCGCCGCCTGCGACGGCGATCTGGAGCGGGTGGTCCGCCTCGTGAAGCTCGTCGGTTTCGTCAACTCCACCCCCGATTTCACGCAGCAGCCGCAGGTCATCAATGGCGCGTCCGATCTGATGGTCGCGGTCTTTGGCGATGCCGGACGCCATGCCCGCTCCGCCGTCTCTGCCGCCAGCCTGCCGATGGGCGTCGCGGTGGAGATCGAGGCCGTGTTCGAGATCCGCTGA
- a CDS encoding VacJ family lipoprotein, with translation MNKHLTLRGRLVLIGCSLLALTACGTPPVATGVDDPQEEVNRERHAFNKGFDRHLLRPVSRGYGTVVPGPIRTGVSNVAENLEAPSDAVNGLLQGRPVNALQNTARFAVNSTIGIFGIFDVASHIGLPAKQTDFGETMYTWGVGEGVYVENPFFGPSTERDTWGMIVDTITNPLHFLIQSPESTYATAAKGGELVDDRYTYSATIDDLLYDSADSYSQARLAYLQNRRFTLQQNAGGGTGGGDDGFIDPYADASGDGAAAPAPADFIDPYEDTNAQ, from the coding sequence ATGAACAAACATTTAACGTTGCGTGGCCGTCTGGTCCTGATCGGCTGCTCTCTCCTTGCGCTGACCGCTTGCGGCACGCCCCCGGTCGCGACCGGCGTGGACGATCCGCAAGAAGAGGTGAACCGCGAGCGTCATGCCTTCAACAAGGGCTTCGACCGCCATCTGCTGCGTCCGGTTTCGCGCGGATACGGCACCGTGGTGCCCGGCCCGATCCGCACGGGCGTCTCCAACGTCGCCGAGAACCTCGAAGCGCCGAGCGATGCGGTCAACGGTCTGCTGCAAGGCCGCCCCGTCAACGCACTGCAGAACACGGCGCGCTTCGCCGTCAACTCCACCATCGGCATCTTCGGCATCTTCGATGTCGCCAGCCATATCGGCCTGCCCGCCAAGCAGACCGATTTCGGCGAGACGATGTACACATGGGGCGTGGGCGAAGGCGTCTATGTCGAGAACCCGTTCTTCGGCCCTTCGACCGAGCGGGACACATGGGGCATGATCGTCGATACGATCACGAATCCGTTGCACTTCCTGATCCAGTCGCCGGAAAGCACCTATGCGACCGCCGCGAAGGGCGGGGAGCTGGTGGATGACCGCTACACCTATTCCGCAACGATCGACGACCTCCTATATGACAGTGCGGACAGCTACTCTCAGGCGCGCCTCGCCTATCTGCAGAACCGCCGCTTCACGCTGCAGCAGAATGCGGGTGGGGGAACCGGGGGCGGTGATGACGGGTTTATCGATCCGTATGCCGATGCGTCCGGCGATGGGGCAGCCGCCCCGGCGCCCGCTGACTTCATAGATCCCTACGAGGATACCAATGCCCAATGA
- a CDS encoding phospholipid-binding protein MlaC, giving the protein MPNDLHFPALNRRAVAVGLVAGGAVLASPGLSFAQGGADAARAAVEQAVAAVNRIIASGQSEREMYDDFERVFAQYADVPTIARSTLGVAARQATAAQLQAYTQAYQGYVARKYGRRFREFVGGKIEVTGVNPIKSYYEVRSVAYTRGNSPADVRWHVSTSGSSPRFFNIIIQGVNMLASERTEVQAILDQQGGSIDRLTQALRNA; this is encoded by the coding sequence ATGCCCAATGATCTTCACTTCCCCGCTCTGAACCGCCGCGCGGTTGCCGTCGGCCTCGTTGCAGGCGGGGCCGTTCTGGCCTCTCCGGGGCTGAGCTTCGCGCAGGGCGGCGCGGATGCCGCGCGCGCCGCGGTCGAACAAGCCGTGGCCGCCGTGAACCGCATCATCGCCTCGGGCCAGTCCGAGCGTGAGATGTACGACGATTTCGAGCGTGTCTTCGCCCAATATGCCGACGTGCCGACGATCGCACGTTCCACCCTCGGCGTGGCGGCACGGCAGGCGACGGCGGCGCAGCTTCAGGCCTATACGCAGGCCTATCAGGGCTATGTCGCACGCAAATACGGCCGCCGTTTCCGCGAATTCGTGGGTGGCAAGATCGAGGTCACCGGCGTGAACCCGATCAAGAGCTACTACGAGGTCCGCTCGGTCGCCTATACGCGCGGCAACTCGCCCGCCGATGTGCGCTGGCATGTCTCGACCTCGGGCAGCTCGCCCCGGTTCTTCAACATCATCATTCAGGGCGTGAACATGCTCGCCTCCGAACGGACGGAGGTGCAGGCGATCCTCGATCAGCAGGGCGGCAGCATCGACCGCCTGACGCAGGCCCTGCGCAACGCCTGA
- a CDS encoding HlyD family type I secretion periplasmic adaptor subunit — protein sequence MILSARRFVMLGFVTLGLLLAVCAGWGALARIGGAVIAPGALRVQDDRQVVQHPDGGVVDLIAVRDGQAVAAGDLLLRLDGAELESELAIVEGQLFETMARRGRLTAERAAAPRIDFPDELVQVASGRADIAALLDGQSALFTARRDTLDRQVAQLGQRQDQIRSQIGGVDAQMAALVTQQTLIAQELEAQCKLLALGLTQLSRVLALEREEARLQGSTGELTAQRAEAEGRMTEYAMEALRLEASRREEAETALRDLGPQEMELAERRRALIQKLSRLDIRAPVAGVVLGLSVTTPRAVLQAAQPALYLIPQDRPLVVEARLPAINIDEVATGQPVRVLFTAFSGRATPELAGHLSLVSADALRDEATGASYYRVEVTLDDTAALGGRALVPGMPVEAFIATGDRSPLGYLTAPFTGYFRHAFRES from the coding sequence ATGATCCTGTCCGCCCGAAGGTTCGTGATGCTGGGGTTCGTCACCCTTGGGCTGCTGCTGGCCGTCTGTGCCGGCTGGGGCGCACTGGCGCGGATCGGCGGCGCGGTGATCGCGCCGGGCGCGCTTCGGGTGCAGGATGACCGGCAGGTGGTGCAGCATCCCGATGGCGGGGTCGTGGATCTGATCGCCGTGCGCGACGGGCAGGCCGTCGCGGCGGGGGATCTGCTGCTGCGCCTCGATGGGGCCGAGCTAGAGAGCGAGCTTGCCATCGTCGAAGGCCAGTTGTTCGAAACGATGGCCCGGCGCGGCCGTCTGACCGCCGAACGCGCCGCCGCCCCCCGGATCGATTTCCCAGACGAACTCGTGCAGGTCGCCTCGGGGCGCGCCGACATCGCGGCCCTTCTGGACGGGCAGTCGGCGCTCTTTACCGCGCGGCGCGACACGCTGGATCGGCAGGTCGCTCAGCTGGGCCAACGGCAGGACCAGATCCGCAGCCAAATCGGCGGGGTGGACGCGCAGATGGCCGCCCTCGTGACGCAGCAGACGCTCATCGCGCAGGAGTTGGAGGCGCAGTGCAAACTCCTCGCCCTCGGTCTGACGCAGTTGAGCCGGGTGCTGGCGCTGGAGCGGGAGGAGGCGCGCCTTCAGGGCAGCACCGGCGAGTTGACCGCCCAGCGCGCCGAGGCCGAGGGCCGCATGACCGAATATGCGATGGAGGCCTTGCGCCTCGAAGCCTCGCGCCGCGAAGAGGCGGAAACCGCCCTGCGCGACCTTGGCCCGCAGGAGATGGAGCTGGCCGAGCGCCGCCGCGCGCTGATCCAGAAACTCTCCCGGCTGGATATCCGGGCGCCGGTGGCGGGCGTCGTTCTGGGCCTGTCGGTCACGACGCCGCGCGCGGTGCTGCAGGCGGCGCAGCCTGCGCTGTATCTGATCCCGCAGGACCGCCCCCTCGTGGTGGAGGCGCGGCTGCCCGCCATCAATATCGACGAGGTGGCGACCGGTCAGCCCGTCCGCGTCCTCTTCACCGCCTTTTCGGGCCGCGCCACGCCCGAACTCGCGGGGCATCTGTCGCTCGTATCGGCCGATGCCCTGCGGGACGAGGCGACGGGCGCCAGCTATTACCGAGTGGAGGTGACGCTGGACGACACCGCCGCCCTTGGCGGGCGGGCGCTCGTGCCCGGCATGCCCGTGGAGGCGTTCATCGCCACCGGCGATCGCAGCCCCCTTGGCTATCTGACGGCCCCGTTCACCGGCTATTTCCGGCACGCCTTCCGGGAAAGCTGA
- a CDS encoding type I secretion system permease/ATPase, translating into MRRTEDEAGRAELRRALRPARSLILTVALFSLTVNMLMLTGPLYMLQVYDRVLAGRSEATLLALSLIAAAMFLAMALIDHARGRIVARIGAALQQRLDLRVFRAALARSARVPSDGVAATAQRDLEAVQKLLASPVFLAMCDLPWVPIFVLGLFAFHPALGLLALGGAGLLVAMTLANQALSVAPLAEAARCGVRADRLSDMLKAEAETVQALGMTGAAFDRWQRGRSEALAAALRAADVTGGFGAAIRTLRLFLQSATLGLGAWLVLKAGLSGGVMIASSVLMGRALAPIDTAIGHWPLVAHAWQARGRLAALLTRQPEAAPRTPLPRPQARIEAAGLSLIPPGGAAPVLRNLAFAVGPGQAVGVIGPSGSGKSSLARALTGLWMPAAGDIRLDGATLDQYGADTLGRLAGYLPQRVTLFDGTIAENIARLGAPDPEAVVAAARRAAAHEMILRLPAGYDTPVAAIGGRLSGGQIQRIGLARAMYGDPVFLVLDEPNSNLDNDGTMALNAGIRAVKAAGGTVFIMAHRPAAIQECELLLVIEDGLQRAFGPRDTVLREMVKNHTDIVRAGAAP; encoded by the coding sequence ATGCGACGAACTGAGGATGAGGCAGGGCGTGCGGAACTGCGCCGCGCCCTTCGCCCGGCACGTTCCCTGATCCTGACGGTGGCGCTTTTCTCGCTCACCGTCAACATGTTGATGCTGACCGGCCCGCTTTACATGCTTCAGGTCTATGACCGCGTGCTGGCCGGACGGTCGGAGGCGACGCTGCTGGCCCTGTCGCTGATCGCGGCGGCGATGTTCCTTGCGATGGCGCTGATCGATCACGCACGGGGCCGGATCGTGGCGCGAATCGGCGCGGCGCTCCAGCAGCGGCTGGATTTGCGGGTGTTCCGCGCGGCCCTTGCCCGCAGTGCGCGCGTGCCCTCGGACGGGGTCGCCGCCACCGCCCAGCGCGATCTGGAGGCGGTGCAGAAGCTCCTCGCCTCGCCGGTGTTCCTGGCGATGTGCGATCTGCCATGGGTGCCGATCTTCGTGCTGGGCCTCTTTGCCTTCCACCCCGCGCTCGGGCTGCTGGCGCTTGGCGGGGCGGGGCTGCTGGTGGCGATGACGCTGGCGAACCAAGCGCTTTCCGTCGCGCCTCTGGCGGAGGCTGCGCGCTGCGGCGTGCGGGCCGACCGTCTGTCGGACATGCTCAAGGCCGAGGCCGAGACGGTGCAGGCCCTCGGCATGACCGGCGCCGCCTTCGATCGCTGGCAGCGCGGACGCAGCGAGGCCTTGGCCGCCGCCCTTCGCGCCGCCGATGTCACCGGCGGTTTCGGCGCGGCGATCCGCACGCTGCGGCTGTTCCTGCAATCGGCGACGCTTGGCCTTGGCGCGTGGCTCGTGCTGAAGGCGGGCCTCAGCGGCGGGGTGATGATCGCAAGCTCGGTTCTGATGGGGCGGGCGCTGGCCCCGATCGACACCGCGATCGGGCATTGGCCGCTGGTGGCCCATGCATGGCAGGCCCGTGGCCGCCTCGCGGCCCTGCTGACCCGCCAGCCCGAGGCCGCCCCCCGCACCCCCCTTCCCCGCCCGCAGGCCCGGATCGAGGCGGCGGGCCTGTCGCTGATCCCGCCCGGCGGTGCGGCGCCGGTGCTGCGCAATCTGGCCTTCGCGGTCGGGCCGGGTCAGGCGGTCGGGGTCATCGGTCCCTCCGGGTCGGGGAAATCCTCGCTCGCGCGCGCGCTGACGGGGCTGTGGATGCCCGCTGCGGGCGACATCCGGCTGGATGGCGCGACGCTGGATCAATACGGGGCGGACACGCTTGGCCGCCTTGCCGGCTACCTTCCCCAGCGCGTGACGCTCTTCGACGGCACCATCGCCGAGAATATCGCCCGCCTCGGCGCCCCCGACCCGGAGGCGGTGGTCGCCGCCGCCCGCCGCGCCGCCGCCCATGAGATGATCCTGCGCCTTCCCGCGGGCTATGACACGCCCGTGGCCGCGATCGGCGGGCGCCTGTCGGGCGGGCAGATCCAGCGCATCGGCCTTGCCCGCGCGATGTATGGCGATCCGGTGTTTCTGGTGCTGGATGAGCCGAACTCCAACCTCGACAATGACGGCACCATGGCGCTGAACGCCGGTATCCGCGCGGTGAAGGCGGCGGGCGGCACCGTCTTCATCATGGCCCACCGCCCCGCCGCCATTCAGGAATGCGAGCTGCTCCTCGTGATCGAAGACGGGCTGCAACGCGCCTTCGGCCCCCGCGACACCGTCCTGCGCGAGATGGTGAAGAACCATACCGACATCGTACGCGCCGGGGCCGCGCCATGA